The genomic stretch TCTGATGGAAAACAATCGACAGTCCACAGACCGATGATCGTTCGAGATGGTGGTCTTCGAGCTCGTGGCCGTCCTCGATCGCTGACCAAGCCACCGAAGATGGTCATGCAACGTCACGAGCCCCCAGGTCGGGCCAGTCCGGTCGCCGATGAACGCCGTGCGACGAAGCGACTGGAGGACGAAATAGTTCTCGAAACAATCAAAAAATCTACTGAAGCACGGTTCAGAAAACGTTTATTCCCCTCCTGGGCGCGCTACCGGTATGCCTGGTCCCGTTTTCACGAGCGGCGAGCGAATCACTCTCCGGACCATCGAAGAAGCGGACCTCGAGTTCATCCAGCGGTGGCGCAACCACGCCGACGTTCGCGTTCCGCTCACTGATACCGACATCCGCAACGGCGAACAGATGGACGAGTACTTGGAGGAACAAGTCTCCGAGACGGGTTCGATCAACCTTCTCGTCTGTGCCGACGCAGCAAGCACCACCGACGAATCGAGTCGGTCTGCGGACGAGCGGTCGGAGGCCGACCGCGAGAACGCCGCCGACGAACCGGAGCCGGTCGGTGAGATCGCGATCCCCTGGGTGCGGGACACCCACGGCAGCGGGATGCTCATGTACTGGATCGCACCCGCTCACCAGGGCCACGGGTACGCGACCGAGGCGGCCGAACTCGTCGTGGACCACGCCTTCCGCGAGCGACGGCTCAACAAGGTCTGGGCCCACGTCCTCGAATCGAACACCGGCTCTCAGCGGGTGCTCGAAAAGCTCGGCTTCACTCAGGAGGGACGACTCCGGCAGAACTGCTTCATCGACGGCGATTTCGAGGACGTCTATCACTACGGACTCCTCGCCGAGGAATGGTAGGGGCGACCACCCGACCCAAGGACGCTTGCGAACCAACTGGTTTCCGAACCGACGACGCCGCCGAGAGGACTCACTCGTACGGAGATCGGACGGGAGTCGACGCATGACCGGAAGGGAGCGATACGATGGAGTTCACTGACCGGCCCTCGGCGGTCTGGCGGTACTACCTCTACCGTGCGACCAGCCACGTCGGGTTCCAGTATCCGATCTACATCCTCTTCCTCCAAGCGAACGGACTCTCGTTCACCGCGATCGGGGCGATCGCCAGTATCCAGTCGCTCGTGGTGATCGCCGGTGAGGTCCCGTCCGGCTACGTCGGCGACCGTATCGGTCGGCGCAACAGCCTCGTCATCGCCTCCATTATGTTCCTCATCTCGGGGGCGAGCTATCTCGTGGCGACCGACTTTATCGGGTTCACGTTCACGTTCGTCGCCCTCTCGTTCGGTCAGACGTTCGTCTCCGGCAGCGGCAGCGCGTGGCTCTACGACACGCTCGACGAGCACGGCCTCGAAGACGAGTTTACCCACATCAGCGGGCGTGCGAGCGCGATCAGCAGTGGTGCCCAGACCATCGCGATGCTGACTGGCGGCGTCTTCTACGTCGTCGATCCGTACTATCCCTTCATCGCGGCCGTCGTTCTCAATAGTGTGAACGTCGTGAGTGCGCTCTCGTTACCGAAGAACACGCTGTACGCCGATCGGTCGGCCGAAACTGATTCGTCCACGACAGAGACCGATTCACCTTCTGAGGCGGAGGATTCGGAGGAGGCGGACGGTGAGGGAGACGAAACGGACGAGGAGGAGCACCTCTCGGTGTTGGAGGCGCTGCCGGTCATCCGCGAGCAGTTGTCCCAGCCAGCGCTGCGATCGTTCATCGTCTACATGGCGCTGTTCGGCGGGGCGCTCATGACGGCCGATATTTACGTCCAGCCCATCGCCCAAGAGGCGCTCCGGACGAGTCTCGGGCCGTTGCTCGACGCGTGGGGCGTGCCGGAAGCCGCCACCCTCGGTGTCCTCTACGCCGCGTTCACTGGCGTTTCGGCGATAGCGTCGGATTACGCCGGCGATATCGAGGATCGCTTCGGCGTCGGCCGCGCCCTCCTGTTTGCCCCGGTCGCGATGGCCGTGATCTACCTCCTGCCGGTGGTCGCCCCGTTGCTCGCCTTCCCGATGTTCTTCGTCATGCGGGGTGGCTTCTCGATCGTGTTCCCGATCTCGGGTCGGTACCTGAACGACCGGATTGAGTCGGTCGGGCGGGCGACCGTGCTGAGTGCGGTGGCGATGGTCCGGGCGGTCGCCGGCGTCCCCTTCCGGGTGGGGAGCGGCGTGGTGGCCGATTACGCGTCGCCGCTCGTCGCCGTGGCTGCGCTGGGAGCGGTGTTTCTCGTCGGTGCGGCCGCGCTATCGCTCTGGGCACCACCGATCCACACCGGCACCGACACGGCCGCACCTGCTGACTGATCGGGTTGCGCTTCGAAACCGATGCCCGCCCACGCCGATGGTCGACCGATCTCGACCGGGCGTGGTTCCGTGACGATCAGAGCCGGTACATTCCGAGGAAGGCGACGGCACCGGCCGCACTCACCACCGCGACGAGCGGGAACGCAGCGCCGAGACCGAACCGTTCGGCGGCGACGCCGAACAGCAGGGGCCCGATCGCGCCGCCGAGCGACCCCGCCGTCAACATCACCCCGAACAGGCTCCCACTGAACCCGCGTTCTGAGTACTGGGAGGTGATCGCGTTCATCGCGGGCAGGGCGGCCCACATCGCAACGCCGAGGAGGAAGAACCAGACGAACAGCACGACCGGCACCAGCGGCACGACCGCGGTCGCCCCCAGTACGACCGTCGAAGTCGCGAGCGCCCCGAAACCGAGCGTTCGCCGATCCATGCTGTCGGCGAGGGACCCCGCGGCGAGCGAGGAGATCCCGGCACCGACGAGCATCACGAAGAAGATCCCGTTGGCGACACCGGCGGTCGTGCCGGCGTGTTCGACGAGGAAGGACGTAA from Halococcus saccharolyticus DSM 5350 encodes the following:
- a CDS encoding GNAT family N-acetyltransferase, with product MPGPVFTSGERITLRTIEEADLEFIQRWRNHADVRVPLTDTDIRNGEQMDEYLEEQVSETGSINLLVCADAASTTDESSRSADERSEADRENAADEPEPVGEIAIPWVRDTHGSGMLMYWIAPAHQGHGYATEAAELVVDHAFRERRLNKVWAHVLESNTGSQRVLEKLGFTQEGRLRQNCFIDGDFEDVYHYGLLAEEW
- a CDS encoding MFS transporter; the protein is MEFTDRPSAVWRYYLYRATSHVGFQYPIYILFLQANGLSFTAIGAIASIQSLVVIAGEVPSGYVGDRIGRRNSLVIASIMFLISGASYLVATDFIGFTFTFVALSFGQTFVSGSGSAWLYDTLDEHGLEDEFTHISGRASAISSGAQTIAMLTGGVFYVVDPYYPFIAAVVLNSVNVVSALSLPKNTLYADRSAETDSSTTETDSPSEAEDSEEADGEGDETDEEEHLSVLEALPVIREQLSQPALRSFIVYMALFGGALMTADIYVQPIAQEALRTSLGPLLDAWGVPEAATLGVLYAAFTGVSAIASDYAGDIEDRFGVGRALLFAPVAMAVIYLLPVVAPLLAFPMFFVMRGGFSIVFPISGRYLNDRIESVGRATVLSAVAMVRAVAGVPFRVGSGVVADYASPLVAVAALGAVFLVGAAALSLWAPPIHTGTDTAAPAD